From a region of the Streptomyces venezuelae genome:
- a CDS encoding GNAT family N-acetyltransferase, translated as MSDPDRGPGPGLVRDDAPPPGRCAPVLAAAFVREPAMAWIAGGSDRVRQAWFTATLRTHATLPGARRHLLADGRGRPLAAAVLTPPAAVPSGAARAAWAARTLAGCGPRALVRTLRYLHAAEAETPAGAWTLEFIGVEPGAAGRGTGGRLLGHLLATTPAPGGIFLTTADGANVRLYRRFGFTTVRRLTVGPLEVTAMWRPDAPPGHAPADGRRRGS; from the coding sequence ATGTCTGACCCCGACAGGGGCCCCGGTCCCGGCCTCGTCCGCGACGACGCCCCGCCGCCCGGGCGGTGCGCGCCCGTGCTCGCCGCGGCCTTCGTCCGCGAACCCGCCATGGCATGGATCGCGGGTGGATCCGACCGCGTACGGCAGGCCTGGTTCACCGCCACCCTGCGTACGCACGCCACGCTCCCCGGGGCCCGGCGGCACCTGCTGGCCGACGGTCGCGGACGGCCCCTCGCCGCCGCCGTCCTCACCCCGCCCGCCGCCGTGCCCTCGGGTGCGGCCCGGGCGGCGTGGGCGGCCCGCACCCTGGCGGGCTGCGGCCCGCGCGCCCTGGTGCGGACGCTGCGCTATCTGCACGCCGCCGAGGCCGAAACCCCGGCCGGGGCCTGGACCCTGGAGTTCATCGGCGTGGAGCCCGGCGCGGCGGGGCGCGGTACCGGAGGGCGGCTCCTCGGCCACCTGCTCGCCACGACCCCCGCGCCCGGCGGCATCTTCCTCACCACCGCCGACGGGGCGAACGTCCGGCTCTACCGCCGCTTCGGCTTCACCACCGTGCGGCGCCTGACGGTGGGCCCGCTGGAGGTGACGGCGATGTGGCGGCCCGATGCCCCGCCCGGACACGCGCCGGCAGACGGGAGGCGCCGCGGGAGCTGA
- a CDS encoding FAD-binding oxidoreductase, protein MAGTTPHPPQPSSRTRSWWGWGWTDAHPDDAECTAIGALLPGTLGRPLPVPRVRDLAIAAPAVEPPPSLAHLVGADPSDRAAHAMGKAYRDVVRALRGRPGRIPDLVARPTDDQGVADLLDWAGERRIAVVPYGGGSSVSGGVEYRGDAHRAVMSLDLTAMGRVLEVDPEGRAARIQAGTLGPSLEDQLRPHGLTLRHFPQSFEFSTLGGWLATRAGGHYATGRTHIDDFVQSLRVVTPAGTADSWRLPASGAGPSPDRLFLGSEGALGVITEAWVRLQERPRHKASAAVAFSDFHSALGAVRALAQSDLSPANCRLLDSGEAALSGAAHDGSSVLVLGFESADEPVGARLERAVALARSHGGRYGGTGGAGGPQEGPEGDAAVSAWRSAFLRMPYLRDGLARMGAVAETFETAATWDRIPGLVDEVRREVGEAAVKATGFPATVNCRLTHVYPDGAAPYFTVLAAGRPGDEVAVWDDLKAVASEVLHRHRATITHHHAVGRDHRPGYDRQRPEPFALALRAAKGALDPRGILNPGVLVD, encoded by the coding sequence ATGGCCGGCACCACCCCGCACCCCCCGCAGCCCTCGTCCCGCACCCGCTCCTGGTGGGGCTGGGGCTGGACGGACGCACATCCCGACGACGCGGAATGCACCGCGATCGGCGCCCTGCTCCCGGGCACCCTCGGCCGCCCGCTCCCGGTCCCCCGCGTCCGTGACCTGGCCATCGCGGCCCCCGCCGTCGAACCCCCGCCGAGCCTCGCCCACCTGGTCGGCGCCGACCCGTCGGACCGCGCCGCGCACGCCATGGGCAAGGCGTACCGCGACGTGGTGCGCGCCCTGCGCGGCCGCCCCGGCCGCATCCCCGATCTCGTCGCCCGCCCCACGGACGACCAGGGGGTGGCCGATCTGCTGGACTGGGCCGGTGAGCGGCGGATCGCCGTCGTCCCCTACGGCGGGGGCTCCTCGGTCTCCGGCGGCGTCGAGTACCGCGGCGACGCCCACCGGGCCGTGATGTCCCTGGACCTGACCGCCATGGGCCGCGTACTGGAGGTGGACCCCGAGGGCCGGGCGGCGCGCATCCAGGCCGGCACGCTCGGTCCGAGCCTGGAGGACCAGCTGCGGCCCCACGGCCTCACCCTGCGGCACTTCCCGCAGAGCTTCGAGTTCTCCACGCTGGGCGGCTGGCTCGCCACCCGGGCCGGCGGCCACTACGCCACCGGCCGTACCCACATCGACGACTTCGTGCAGTCGCTGCGCGTGGTGACCCCGGCCGGCACCGCCGACTCGTGGCGGCTGCCCGCGTCCGGCGCGGGCCCCTCCCCCGACCGGCTGTTCCTGGGCTCCGAAGGTGCCCTCGGCGTCATCACCGAGGCGTGGGTGCGCCTGCAGGAACGCCCCCGCCACAAGGCGTCCGCCGCGGTCGCGTTCTCCGACTTCCACAGCGCCCTCGGAGCGGTGCGCGCCCTCGCGCAGTCCGACCTCTCCCCCGCCAACTGCCGTCTGCTGGACTCCGGTGAGGCCGCGCTGTCGGGCGCGGCCCACGACGGCAGCTCCGTACTGGTCCTGGGGTTCGAGTCCGCGGACGAACCGGTCGGCGCCCGGCTCGAACGGGCCGTCGCGCTGGCCCGCTCGCACGGCGGACGGTACGGGGGGACGGGCGGGGCCGGCGGCCCGCAGGAGGGACCGGAGGGCGACGCGGCCGTGAGCGCCTGGCGCTCGGCGTTCCTGCGGATGCCCTACCTCCGCGACGGGCTGGCCCGGATGGGCGCGGTCGCGGAGACCTTCGAGACGGCGGCCACCTGGGACCGGATCCCGGGCCTGGTCGACGAGGTGCGCCGGGAGGTCGGCGAGGCTGCGGTGAAGGCCACCGGATTCCCCGCGACCGTCAACTGCCGTCTGACGCACGTGTATCCGGACGGCGCGGCGCCCTACTTCACCGTGCTCGCCGCCGGCCGGCCCGGTGACGAGGTCGCCGTCTGGGACGACCTCAAGGCCGTCGCGAGCGAGGTCCTGCACCGCCACCGGGCCACCATCACCCACCACCACGCCGTCGGCCGGGACCACCGGCCCGGCTACGACCGCCAGCGCCCGGAGCCCTTCGCCCTCGCCCTGCGGGCCGCGAAGGGGGCGCTCGATCCGCGCGGCATCCTCAACCCCGGAGTGCTCGTGGACTGA
- a CDS encoding geranyl diphosphate 2-C-methyltransferase: MTSTDITTVAAGTSSVFIPGPATPYQGDIARYWDHEARPVNLRLGDVDGLYHHHYGIGDIDHAALGATEDSAYEKKLIAELHRLESAQAELLLEHLGPIGRDDTLVDAGCGRGGSMVMAHQRFGCKVEGVTLSAKQADFANQRARELGIEDHVRARVCNMLSTPFETGQAAGSWNNESSMYVDLHDLFAEHSRVLEVGGRYVTITGCWNPRYGQPSKWVSQINAHFECNIHSRREYLRAMADNRLVPQAVVDLTPDTLPYWELRATSSLVTGIEEAFIESYKDGSFQYVLIAADRV; encoded by the coding sequence ATGACTAGCACCGATATCACCACCGTCGCCGCGGGTACCTCCTCGGTGTTCATCCCCGGTCCGGCGACCCCCTACCAGGGGGACATCGCGCGGTACTGGGACCACGAGGCCCGGCCCGTGAACCTGCGTCTCGGCGATGTCGACGGCCTTTACCACCACCACTACGGCATCGGCGACATCGACCACGCCGCCCTCGGCGCCACCGAGGACAGCGCATACGAGAAGAAGCTGATCGCCGAGCTCCACCGCCTGGAGTCGGCCCAGGCCGAACTCCTCCTCGAACACCTCGGCCCCATCGGCCGCGACGACACCCTCGTCGACGCGGGCTGCGGCCGCGGCGGTTCGATGGTCATGGCCCACCAGCGCTTCGGATGCAAGGTCGAGGGCGTCACCCTGTCGGCCAAGCAGGCCGACTTCGCCAACCAGCGAGCCCGGGAACTCGGCATCGAGGACCACGTCCGGGCCCGTGTCTGCAACATGCTCAGCACGCCGTTCGAGACCGGGCAGGCCGCGGGCTCCTGGAACAACGAGTCGAGCATGTACGTCGACCTGCACGACCTCTTCGCGGAGCACTCGCGCGTCCTCGAGGTCGGCGGCCGGTACGTGACCATCACCGGCTGCTGGAACCCGCGTTACGGCCAGCCCTCGAAGTGGGTCTCGCAGATCAACGCGCACTTCGAGTGCAACATCCACTCCCGCCGCGAGTACCTGCGCGCGATGGCCGACAACCGCCTCGTGCCCCAGGCCGTCGTCGACCTGACCCCCGACACCCTGCCCTACTGGGAGCTGCGGGCCACGTCCTCCCTGGTCACCGGCATCGAAGAGGCGTTCATCGAGTCCTACAAGGACGGCTCCTTCCAGTACGTCCTGATCGCGGCCGACCGCGTCTGA
- a CDS encoding family 2B encapsulin nanocompartment shell protein — protein MTVDTSPEAQLEPPRQSSLSTAAARNLASTTKSAPQMQEITSRWLLRMLPWVETKGGTYRVNRRLTYTVGDGTIEFVQDGANVRVIPRELGELALLRGFEDDEVLTAIAGRCVQRDFRAGEVIVERGTPADQIHLIAHGRISQTSVGKYGDDVAVAVLADGDRFGENALLDADATWDYTATAETPGILLTLSRGDFASVLSAAPQLQDHINRFSSLPHQRQNKHGEAEIAMSAGHTGEADLPGAFVDYELKPREYELSIAQTVLRIHTRVADLYNGPHNQTEEQLRLTIEALRERQEHELINNRDFGLLHNAAFKQRIQTHSGPPTPDDLDELLCRRRGSKFFLAHPRTIAAIGREFNARGLYPDHVDVGGQSVPAWRGVPILPCNKIPISKENTSSVLVMRTGEDNQGVIGLRQTGLPEEYEPGLSVRFMGISEQAIISYLVTTYFSAAILVPDALGVLENVQIARRRD, from the coding sequence ATGACCGTTGACACCAGCCCGGAAGCCCAGCTGGAGCCGCCGCGGCAGTCCAGCCTGAGCACGGCGGCTGCCCGCAACCTCGCCAGCACGACCAAGTCCGCCCCGCAGATGCAGGAGATCACCTCCCGCTGGCTGCTGCGGATGCTCCCCTGGGTGGAGACCAAGGGCGGCACCTACCGGGTCAACCGCCGGCTGACGTACACCGTGGGCGACGGCACCATCGAGTTCGTCCAGGACGGCGCGAACGTCCGGGTGATCCCGCGCGAGCTCGGCGAACTGGCCCTGCTGCGCGGCTTCGAGGACGACGAGGTGCTGACCGCGATCGCCGGCCGGTGCGTGCAGCGCGACTTCCGCGCCGGTGAGGTGATCGTCGAACGCGGTACTCCCGCGGACCAGATCCACCTGATCGCCCACGGCCGCATCAGCCAGACCTCCGTCGGCAAGTACGGCGACGACGTCGCCGTCGCCGTACTCGCCGACGGCGACCGGTTCGGCGAGAACGCCCTGCTGGACGCGGACGCCACCTGGGACTACACGGCCACCGCCGAGACCCCCGGCATCCTGCTCACCCTCTCCCGCGGCGACTTCGCCTCCGTGCTCTCCGCGGCGCCGCAACTCCAGGACCACATCAACCGGTTCAGCTCGCTCCCGCACCAGCGCCAGAACAAGCACGGCGAGGCCGAGATCGCGATGTCCGCCGGCCACACCGGTGAGGCGGACCTGCCCGGCGCCTTCGTCGACTACGAGCTCAAGCCCCGCGAGTACGAACTCTCCATCGCGCAGACCGTGCTGCGGATCCACACCCGGGTCGCCGACCTCTACAACGGGCCGCACAACCAGACCGAGGAACAGCTCAGGCTCACCATCGAGGCGCTGCGCGAGCGCCAGGAGCACGAGCTGATCAACAACCGGGACTTCGGCCTGCTCCACAACGCCGCCTTCAAGCAGCGGATCCAGACCCACTCGGGCCCGCCGACCCCGGACGACCTCGACGAGCTGCTGTGCCGCCGCCGCGGCTCGAAGTTCTTCCTCGCCCACCCCCGGACGATCGCCGCGATCGGGCGCGAGTTCAACGCCCGCGGGCTCTACCCGGACCACGTCGACGTCGGCGGGCAGTCGGTTCCGGCCTGGCGCGGGGTCCCGATCCTGCCCTGCAACAAGATCCCGATCAGCAAGGAGAACACCAGCTCGGTGCTCGTCATGCGAACGGGCGAGGACAACCAGGGTGTCATCGGTCTGCGCCAGACCGGCCTGCCGGAGGAGTACGAGCCCGGCCTCTCGGTCCGCTTCATGGGGATCAGCGAGCAGGCCATCATCTCCTACCTGGTCACCACCTACTTCTCCGCCGCCATCCTGGTGCCCGACGCGCTCGGAGTGCTGGAGAACGTGCAGATCGCCCGCAGGCGGGACTAG
- a CDS encoding TetR/AcrR family transcriptional regulator, which yields MTPLPRFHRLPAERQEAILTVARAHFAEHGPASASYNKIIEAAGFSKTAAYQYFDGREDLLAAVLDDVLDRLLGVLGPWTPAPDEAGFWARLEAGSHALVAHLHTHPDDLALADTALGRAQDGAWAGWFGAVVEDGQRLGFIRTDVDPALLAGATAAVMRAADAWALGVLRSARPTASGSEQVWSLLRGLWGGGADGGAGRAH from the coding sequence ATGACTCCACTCCCGCGCTTCCACCGGCTTCCGGCCGAACGGCAGGAGGCGATCCTCACCGTCGCCCGCGCGCACTTCGCCGAGCACGGTCCCGCGTCCGCCTCGTACAACAAGATCATCGAGGCGGCGGGCTTCTCGAAGACCGCCGCCTACCAGTACTTCGACGGCCGCGAGGACCTCCTCGCCGCCGTCCTCGACGACGTGCTCGACCGCCTGCTCGGCGTGCTCGGGCCCTGGACCCCGGCCCCCGACGAGGCAGGCTTCTGGGCACGGCTGGAGGCCGGATCGCACGCCCTGGTCGCCCACCTGCACACCCACCCGGACGACCTGGCCCTTGCCGACACCGCACTCGGACGGGCTCAGGACGGCGCCTGGGCGGGCTGGTTCGGGGCCGTGGTCGAGGACGGGCAGCGGCTGGGATTCATCCGGACGGACGTGGACCCGGCCCTGCTGGCCGGCGCCACCGCGGCCGTGATGCGGGCGGCCGACGCATGGGCACTGGGCGTGCTGCGCTCCGCACGGCCGACGGCGTCGGGAAGCGAGCAGGTCTGGAGCCTGCTGCGGGGGCTGTGGGGCGGCGGAGCGGACGGAGGGGCCGGGCGTGCGCACTGA
- a CDS encoding MarR family winged helix-turn-helix transcriptional regulator, whose protein sequence is MPKKLTEAEMPAADYAFYGLVWAGTVMTDRVDRALVKAHDLPVSWFEVMLWLASSPEPVPASVLGNSTLLSRSQVSRVVDALQTRGLVTRTPSARDARSVEVSLTEAGRTVFAEADATRREALAPVFTELLDERDLAALGTVWRKLKAAKAAQAEQGERAR, encoded by the coding sequence ATGCCGAAGAAGCTCACCGAAGCCGAGATGCCGGCGGCCGACTACGCCTTCTACGGGCTGGTGTGGGCCGGAACGGTCATGACCGACCGCGTGGACCGGGCCCTGGTCAAGGCCCACGACCTCCCCGTGTCCTGGTTCGAGGTCATGCTGTGGCTGGCCTCCAGCCCCGAGCCGGTGCCCGCCTCCGTACTCGGCAACAGCACCCTGCTCAGCCGCAGCCAGGTCTCCCGCGTCGTCGACGCCCTGCAGACCCGGGGCCTGGTGACCCGTACGCCCTCGGCACGCGACGCCCGGTCCGTGGAGGTCTCCCTCACCGAGGCGGGCCGTACGGTGTTCGCCGAGGCGGACGCCACCCGGCGCGAAGCCCTGGCCCCGGTCTTCACCGAGCTCCTCGACGAGCGGGACCTGGCGGCGCTGGGCACGGTGTGGCGCAAGCTCAAGGCCGCGAAAGCCGCACAGGCCGAGCAGGGGGAGCGCGCCCGGTAG
- the bla gene encoding class A beta-lactamase, with the protein MRTSDASTSRRALLTAGAGVALAAALPAGPARAAASPAAGLRALEREYGARLGVYARDTATGRTVAHRADEQFPMCSVFKTLAAAAVLRDLDHDGAHLAQRVHYTLQDVTDAGGGSVTERPGNIASGLTVAELCSAAIAQSDNAAANLLLRELGGPTAVTRFCRSLGDRTTRLDRWEPELNSAEPSRVTDTTSPRAIGRTYARLTLGDALDAGDREQLKRWLLSNTTSGDRLRAGLPKDWAVADKTGAGSYGTNNNVGIAWPPGRPPVVLAILSTMPEATTPRDDTLIARTAKLLADMLA; encoded by the coding sequence GTGAGGACCTCGGACGCATCGACGTCCCGACGCGCACTGCTGACCGCGGGAGCCGGGGTGGCACTGGCCGCCGCGCTGCCGGCCGGCCCGGCCCGGGCCGCCGCGTCGCCGGCGGCGGGGCTGCGCGCACTGGAGCGCGAGTACGGCGCGCGGCTGGGGGTGTACGCACGGGACACCGCCACCGGCCGGACCGTGGCCCACCGGGCCGACGAACAGTTCCCCATGTGCTCGGTGTTCAAGACGCTCGCGGCGGCGGCCGTGCTGCGGGACCTCGACCACGACGGCGCGCACCTCGCCCAGCGCGTCCACTACACGCTCCAGGACGTCACGGACGCGGGTGGCGGGTCGGTGACCGAGCGGCCCGGGAACATCGCGAGCGGCCTGACCGTGGCGGAGCTCTGCTCCGCCGCCATCGCCCAGAGCGACAACGCGGCCGCCAACCTGTTGCTGCGCGAGCTCGGCGGCCCCACGGCGGTCACCCGTTTCTGCCGCTCGCTGGGCGACCGCACGACCCGGCTCGACCGGTGGGAGCCCGAACTGAACTCGGCGGAGCCGTCGCGGGTGACCGACACGACGAGCCCCCGCGCGATCGGGCGGACCTATGCCCGCCTCACGCTCGGCGACGCGCTGGACGCCGGGGACCGGGAACAGCTGAAGCGGTGGCTGCTGTCGAACACCACCAGCGGCGACCGCCTGCGGGCCGGCCTGCCGAAGGACTGGGCGGTCGCGGACAAGACGGGCGCCGGTTCGTACGGGACCAACAACAACGTGGGCATCGCCTGGCCCCCGGGGCGTCCGCCCGTCGTCCTGGCCATCCTCTCGACCATGCCGGAGGCGACGACGCCGCGAGACGACACGCTGATCGCCAGAACCGCGAAGCTGCTGGCGGACATGCTCGCCTGA
- a CDS encoding TetR/AcrR family transcriptional regulator has translation MATPSSHASKAGTKGVPREHRRRQMLEAATEEFGAHGFAAASLPAIAARVGVTKTLLHQYFGTKEDLYVACLVPVGDQLLNTIRAAMGEGGGAAPHTPLRVLHGIFAALEGRRGAWFVLYDTTLPPGGEAARRASEYWAAIDGLAVGGTAELLRAAGSADPLDADALKYVWRDLVATLVRWWVKHPEQTPEAMTRRCARLFAAAATLTPDGYPG, from the coding sequence ATGGCAACCCCCTCCTCGCATGCGTCGAAAGCCGGAACCAAGGGAGTCCCGCGGGAGCACCGCCGTCGGCAGATGCTGGAAGCCGCCACGGAGGAGTTCGGGGCGCACGGATTCGCGGCCGCGTCGCTTCCCGCGATCGCCGCCCGCGTGGGTGTCACCAAGACGCTGCTGCACCAGTACTTCGGCACCAAGGAGGACCTGTACGTGGCCTGTCTGGTCCCGGTCGGGGACCAGCTGCTGAACACCATCCGCGCCGCGATGGGGGAGGGCGGCGGGGCCGCCCCGCACACGCCGCTGCGCGTGCTCCACGGCATCTTCGCCGCCCTGGAAGGGCGGCGGGGGGCATGGTTCGTGCTCTATGACACCACCCTGCCGCCCGGCGGGGAGGCCGCGCGCCGGGCCTCGGAGTACTGGGCGGCCATCGACGGGCTCGCCGTCGGCGGCACCGCGGAACTGCTGCGCGCGGCCGGGTCCGCCGACCCGCTGGACGCCGACGCGCTCAAGTACGTCTGGCGGGACCTGGTCGCCACCCTCGTCCGCTGGTGGGTCAAGCACCCGGAGCAGACCCCGGAGGCCATGACGCGGCGCTGCGCCCGGCTCTTCGCGGCGGCCGCCACCCTCACCCCCGACGGGTACCCCGGCTGA
- a CDS encoding SDR family NAD(P)-dependent oxidoreductase — MSTSPATPARTVLITGTSSGIGLAAAIAAARAGWRVVATLRDTGRADALRKAAVEAGVELDIRQLDVVDEASVIAAVEGVIADHGRLDAVVNNAGAGHVGTLELESVADVREVMEVNFFGVLNVSKAAMPHLRATGGRLITVTSVGGVVGQPFNEAYCAAKFAVEGYMESLAPVAGAVGVSVSVVEPGAVATEFVNNIGLDLEARIAAAGPYSGALRHYVERTVGQFLNGAQTPAGAAESVMEALTADRPAFRIQTSQWARDFTGTKLADQDGSAVVGMTGAWVA, encoded by the coding sequence ATGTCGACGTCCCCCGCCACCCCCGCCCGCACCGTCCTGATCACCGGCACCTCCTCCGGCATCGGCCTGGCCGCCGCGATCGCCGCCGCCCGGGCCGGCTGGCGGGTCGTCGCCACCCTGCGTGACACCGGCCGCGCCGACGCCCTGCGCAAGGCCGCGGTCGAGGCCGGCGTCGAGCTCGACATCCGGCAGCTCGACGTCGTCGACGAGGCCTCCGTCATCGCCGCCGTGGAGGGCGTCATCGCCGACCACGGCCGGCTGGACGCCGTCGTCAACAACGCCGGCGCCGGTCACGTGGGCACCCTCGAACTCGAATCCGTCGCCGACGTCCGCGAGGTCATGGAGGTCAACTTCTTCGGCGTGCTGAACGTCTCCAAGGCCGCGATGCCGCACCTGCGGGCCACCGGCGGGCGCCTGATCACCGTCACCAGCGTCGGCGGTGTCGTCGGACAGCCCTTCAACGAGGCCTACTGCGCAGCCAAGTTCGCCGTGGAGGGCTACATGGAGAGCCTGGCTCCCGTCGCGGGCGCCGTCGGCGTGAGCGTGTCCGTCGTCGAGCCGGGCGCCGTGGCGACGGAGTTCGTGAACAACATCGGCCTCGACCTGGAGGCGAGGATCGCCGCGGCCGGCCCGTACTCCGGCGCGCTGCGCCACTACGTCGAGCGCACGGTCGGCCAGTTCCTGAACGGCGCGCAGACCCCGGCCGGCGCGGCCGAGTCCGTCATGGAGGCGCTCACCGCCGACCGGCCCGCGTTCCGCATCCAGACCTCGCAGTGGGCCCGTGACTTCACGGGGACCAAGCTGGCCGACCAGGACGGCTCGGCGGTGGTCGGCATGACCGGCGCCTGGGTCGCCTGA
- a CDS encoding NPP1 family protein: MVVVGAALAVVVAVPQVAFAAPPPALPGKAEAIESTYQPAYDYDTDGCYPTPAISSSGVLNGGLKPTGALNGSCRDASDLANTNGYSRWKCNNGWCAVIYALYFEKDQALPGIELGGHRHDWEHVVVWIQGGEAKYVATSAHGDFNIHARDQIRWDGSHPKIVYHKDGIGTHCFRAANTNDEPPENHRGTWQFPTLVGWSGYPANVRDKLTQADFGSAHFGLKDGSFASHLAEAKPAGIPFDPYQ, translated from the coding sequence ATGGTGGTCGTCGGCGCCGCCCTCGCGGTGGTCGTCGCCGTTCCCCAGGTGGCCTTCGCGGCGCCACCCCCGGCGCTCCCCGGCAAGGCCGAAGCGATCGAGTCGACCTACCAGCCCGCCTACGACTACGACACCGACGGCTGCTACCCGACGCCCGCCATCAGTTCGAGCGGGGTCCTGAACGGCGGACTCAAACCCACCGGCGCCCTCAACGGCAGCTGCCGGGACGCCTCGGACCTCGCCAACACCAACGGCTACTCCCGCTGGAAGTGCAACAACGGCTGGTGCGCCGTCATCTACGCGCTCTACTTCGAGAAGGACCAGGCCCTGCCCGGCATCGAGCTCGGAGGACACCGGCACGACTGGGAACACGTGGTCGTGTGGATCCAGGGCGGCGAGGCCAAGTACGTCGCGACCTCCGCCCACGGCGACTTCAACATCCACGCGCGCGACCAGATCCGCTGGGACGGCAGTCACCCCAAGATCGTCTATCACAAGGACGGCATCGGCACGCACTGCTTCCGCGCGGCGAACACCAATGACGAGCCGCCCGAGAACCACCGGGGCACCTGGCAGTTCCCGACGCTCGTGGGATGGTCGGGCTACCCGGCGAACGTGCGCGACAAACTCACCCAGGCCGATTTCGGCAGCGCGCACTTCGGCCTGAAGGACGGCTCGTTCGCCTCCCACCTGGCGGAGGCCAAGCCGGCCGGCATCCCCTTCGACCCGTACCAGTAA
- a CDS encoding family 2 encapsulin nanocompartment cargo protein terpene cyclase translates to MPDPGPSPLQSSLPAAVASFGAHVLANALAAGVEPAAGAGPVEPSPPPSQALPALPALPTGPPALTPVSVSVSAPVPDAGAAEAAAPQPSAALERILRGPSGLGTASLHWARSDTPPPGAPDAPVPAVGRPIPGLYYHPVPEPDPVRVEELSRRIKAWALDEVSLYPEDWEDQFDGFSVGRYMVACHPDAPSIEHLMLATRLMVAENAVDDCYCEDHGGSPVGLGGRLLLAHTALDPLHTTKEYAPDWEASLLSDAPRRAYRSAMEYFLQASTASQADRFRHDMARLHMGYLAEGAWAQTEYVPEVWEYLAMRQFNNFRPCPTITDSVGGYELPADLHAQPAMQRVIALAGNATTIVNDLYSYTKELASPGRHLNLPVVIAERESCSDQEAYLKAVEVHNDLMRDFEAAAADLAAACPVPTVQRFLRGVAVWVDGNHYWHQTNTYRYSLPDFW, encoded by the coding sequence ATGCCCGATCCTGGGCCTTCCCCTCTGCAGTCGAGCCTGCCCGCCGCCGTGGCGTCCTTCGGGGCCCACGTTCTCGCCAACGCCCTTGCCGCCGGCGTCGAACCCGCCGCCGGCGCCGGGCCCGTCGAGCCTTCTCCACCGCCCTCGCAGGCCCTGCCGGCCCTGCCCGCCCTCCCGACGGGGCCCCCGGCCCTGACACCCGTATCCGTTTCCGTATCCGCGCCCGTACCCGACGCGGGTGCGGCCGAGGCCGCCGCGCCGCAGCCGAGTGCCGCCCTCGAACGGATCCTGCGCGGGCCCAGCGGCCTGGGCACGGCGAGCCTGCACTGGGCCCGGAGCGACACGCCCCCGCCCGGGGCGCCGGACGCGCCCGTCCCGGCGGTGGGCCGTCCGATCCCGGGCCTCTACTACCACCCGGTGCCGGAGCCCGATCCGGTGCGGGTGGAGGAGCTCAGCCGCCGGATCAAGGCCTGGGCGCTGGACGAGGTGTCGCTCTACCCGGAGGACTGGGAGGACCAGTTCGACGGCTTCTCCGTCGGGCGCTACATGGTCGCCTGCCATCCGGACGCCCCGAGCATCGAACACCTGATGCTCGCCACCCGGCTGATGGTCGCCGAGAACGCGGTCGACGACTGCTACTGCGAGGACCACGGCGGCTCGCCCGTGGGCCTCGGCGGACGCCTGCTGCTCGCGCACACCGCTCTCGACCCCCTGCACACGACGAAGGAGTACGCACCGGACTGGGAGGCGTCGCTCCTCTCGGACGCGCCCCGGCGCGCCTACCGCTCCGCCATGGAGTACTTCCTCCAGGCGAGCACCGCCTCGCAGGCCGACCGGTTCCGGCACGACATGGCCCGGCTGCACATGGGCTATCTCGCCGAGGGTGCCTGGGCGCAGACGGAGTACGTCCCCGAGGTGTGGGAGTACCTGGCGATGCGCCAGTTCAACAACTTCCGCCCCTGCCCCACCATCACCGACTCCGTCGGCGGCTACGAACTGCCGGCGGACCTCCACGCGCAGCCCGCCATGCAACGGGTGATCGCGCTTGCCGGGAACGCCACCACGATCGTCAACGACCTGTACTCCTACACCAAGGAACTGGCCAGCCCCGGACGGCACCTGAACCTGCCGGTGGTGATCGCCGAACGCGAGAGCTGCTCCGACCAGGAGGCCTACCTGAAGGCCGTCGAGGTCCACAACGACCTGATGCGCGACTTCGAGGCCGCGGCCGCGGACCTGGCCGCCGCCTGCCCGGTCCCGACCGTTCAGCGCTTCCTGCGCGGGGTGGCCGTATGGGTCGACGGCAACCACTACTGGCACCAGACCAACACCTATCGCTACAGCCTGCCCGATTTCTGGTAA